The following coding sequences lie in one Sphingomonas sp. M1-B02 genomic window:
- a CDS encoding RES family NAD+ phosphorylase, whose protein sequence is MLDAIETETPIALTARLWRVVTDGRDPLSAGRSGGRWDDGSFDALYTSSDRDGALAEAWFHAARGQPIPPSKPIKRIHQISAELTRVLDLSGEGRLAALGVDMQLYGQLSYVQRGGEYPTTQQIGEVAFFYEYEAVVVPNARWPTSNVVILTEHSSISALTTDDGELIDLAAWRASNRPK, encoded by the coding sequence TTGCTGGACGCGATCGAGACCGAAACGCCGATCGCGCTGACCGCGCGGCTGTGGCGGGTGGTGACAGATGGCCGCGATCCGCTGAGTGCCGGTCGATCGGGCGGACGGTGGGACGACGGCAGTTTCGATGCCCTTTACACATCTAGCGACCGCGACGGTGCGTTGGCGGAAGCATGGTTCCACGCAGCGCGCGGTCAGCCGATTCCGCCCTCCAAGCCCATAAAACGCATCCATCAAATCAGCGCAGAACTCACCCGTGTGCTTGACCTTTCCGGTGAAGGCCGACTTGCTGCATTGGGCGTCGACATGCAGCTCTACGGGCAACTTTCCTATGTCCAACGTGGCGGCGAATATCCCACCACGCAACAGATCGGCGAGGTCGCATTCTTCTACGAATATGAGGCCGTCGTCGTGCCCAATGCGCGGTGGCCGACGAGCAATGTGGTAATTTTGACTGAACATTCCAGCATCTCAGCACTCACCACTGACGATGGCGAGCTGATCGATCTGGCAGCCTGGCGCGCAAGTAACCGGCCAAAGTGA
- a CDS encoding reverse transcriptase domain-containing protein produces MPNGWLGFGVPAPIHVPIPPELASKIALLAYLGVSQAELKKIWYHREKMYQSFDVAKKSGKPRLINAPDPRLKFLQRQLAELLDKLYPVRRPVHGYVLGKSVKSNAASHLKQRFILNLDIKDFFGSITERRVSGILHVIGVPSDAAETVARICCYSGHLPQGGPASPVLSNMICFRLDRTLLRLAKDAKCIYTRYADDISLSSLRPLAPLFDGTLPPTGQIAPELLSAELQAAFANNGFALNSEKIHYADKHSRRVVTGLKVNDGLNVDRRFVRNVRAALYAVEKDAAAAQVRYAADFGGKADISSHIKGKIAWLGNVKGLADPVYRALALRFNTAFPKQAIKVQPTRLERLDRSVWVIEHHLNDMDKYSQGSVFFLMGVGLVTAAHCVAGVKEATVHHPSRPSNKFTVSVTHYSKHRDLAILTHAIPATDFYEMSKSATAAVTGDPIVAIGYPDFSPADKVNFRDGTVSSTTVKSLIKLLEVNFRHVRRSGDRP; encoded by the coding sequence GTGCCCAACGGCTGGCTAGGCTTCGGCGTCCCCGCTCCAATCCACGTACCGATACCACCAGAACTTGCGAGCAAGATCGCGCTCCTTGCCTATCTCGGCGTCTCCCAAGCAGAGCTGAAGAAGATTTGGTATCATCGGGAAAAAATGTACCAGAGCTTCGATGTCGCCAAGAAAAGCGGAAAGCCGAGGCTCATCAACGCTCCCGATCCGCGGCTAAAATTCCTCCAGCGCCAGCTCGCTGAGCTGCTCGACAAGCTGTACCCGGTTCGTAGGCCGGTCCACGGTTACGTCCTCGGCAAATCCGTCAAGTCGAATGCAGCTTCCCATCTCAAGCAGCGCTTCATCCTCAATCTCGACATCAAAGATTTTTTCGGCTCGATCACTGAGCGCAGGGTCTCCGGAATTCTCCACGTCATTGGCGTCCCGAGTGATGCGGCGGAAACGGTCGCCCGCATCTGCTGCTACAGCGGCCATCTGCCGCAAGGCGGCCCCGCCAGCCCGGTCCTTTCCAACATGATATGCTTCCGGCTCGACCGGACGTTGCTCAGACTCGCGAAGGACGCGAAGTGCATCTACACGCGCTATGCGGATGATATCAGCCTCTCGAGTCTGCGACCGCTTGCCCCGCTGTTCGACGGCACATTGCCGCCAACTGGTCAAATTGCCCCCGAGCTTTTGTCAGCCGAGCTGCAGGCGGCATTTGCCAACAACGGGTTCGCGCTCAATTCCGAGAAAATTCACTACGCAGATAAGCACTCACGCCGCGTGGTGACGGGGCTGAAGGTGAATGATGGACTGAACGTTGACCGGCGTTTCGTTCGCAACGTTCGCGCGGCACTCTATGCAGTGGAAAAAGACGCAGCTGCGGCTCAAGTTCGCTATGCCGCCGACTTCGGGGGGAAAGCCGACATTAGTTCTCATATCAAGGGTAAGATTGCCTGGCTCGGCAATGTGAAAGGTCTTGCTGATCCGGTCTATCGCGCGCTCGCCCTCCGTTTCAACACCGCCTTCCCGAAGCAGGCCATCAAGGTCCAACCGACCCGACTCGAACGGTTGGACAGGTCCGTGTGGGTGATCGAGCATCACCTCAATGACATGGACAAATACTCGCAGGGCAGCGTGTTTTTTCTTATGGGTGTTGGACTAGTCACAGCCGCGCATTGCGTTGCTGGAGTGAAGGAAGCGACGGTTCATCACCCATCGCGGCCATCGAACAAGTTCACTGTCTCTGTCACGCACTATTCAAAGCACCGTGATCTTGCGATCCTGACGCACGCAATTCCTGCAACCGATTTTTACGAGATGAGCAAAAGTGCGACCGCCGCCGTGACCGGCGATCCCATCGTCGCGATCGGTTATCCCGACTTCAGTCCAGCCGATAAGGTCAATTTCCGCGACGGAACGGTCAGCTCCACGACGGTGAAGAGCCTGATCAAGCTCCTCGAAGTGAACTTTAGGCATGTCCGGCGGTCCGGTGATCGACCTTAA
- a CDS encoding DUF4178 domain-containing protein, translating to MSLHLPCPNCGADVVFRSPALPSRVCDYCRAMLVRSDAGLEQVGLAAVLPFDVSPVRLGMRGRIDGYGFEVIGRVRWSWSDGTWNEWLMLFEDDAHAWLGEAMGDFMLLRPRPFGPVRTHALKGIAGGGKGIPGTEIKLDGGQMTIVDARDAVCVTAEGELPFVPKPGWRVYNVDMRGANGEIANLQRDGDAVDFYAGRYVTLAELAPTGLREIEGWALPDYAG from the coding sequence ATGAGCCTGCATTTGCCTTGCCCCAATTGCGGCGCCGATGTCGTGTTCCGCTCGCCGGCATTGCCGTCGCGGGTGTGTGACTATTGCCGGGCGATGCTGGTGCGCAGCGACGCCGGGCTGGAGCAGGTCGGCCTGGCGGCTGTCCTCCCATTCGATGTAAGCCCGGTCCGGCTCGGTATGCGCGGGCGGATCGACGGCTATGGGTTCGAAGTGATCGGCCGCGTTCGCTGGAGCTGGAGCGACGGCACCTGGAATGAATGGCTGATGCTGTTCGAGGACGACGCCCATGCCTGGCTCGGCGAAGCAATGGGCGATTTCATGCTGCTGCGCCCGCGGCCGTTCGGTCCTGTGCGTACCCACGCCCTCAAGGGAATAGCCGGTGGCGGCAAGGGGATCCCCGGCACCGAGATCAAGCTCGATGGTGGGCAAATGACCATCGTCGATGCCCGCGACGCGGTGTGCGTCACTGCCGAGGGCGAGCTGCCGTTCGTGCCCAAGCCGGGCTGGCGCGTGTATAATGTCGATATGCGCGGTGCAAACGGCGAGATCGCCAATCTGCAGCGCGACGGCGATGCGGTGGATTTCTATGCTGGCCGCTACGTGACCCTTGCCGAACTGGCGCCGACAGGCTTGCGCGAAATCGAGGGATGGGCACTGCCCGACTATGCCGGCTGA
- a CDS encoding SPFH domain-containing protein has protein sequence MSIFGFFSKQFVDVIDWVDEPGTLAIRYPMEDRAIQNGAQLTVRSGQIALFNNEGQLADAFLPGLHTLETSNLPVLTALLNWDKGFASPFKADVYFFSQKEQTGLKWGTAQPITVRDKEFGPLRVRAFGSYSFRVEDVAVFSVKMMGSLDRLTVADIEPQLRASIAAAVASALGGGDTAFLDLAANQSALSEKLKAAVEPAFEQWGLSCTSFYIESLSLPEEVQSHLDKASSMRVVGDLDRFLRFQSAEALETAAGQSGGVAGAGAGMAAGMAIGQSMSGAMGSGAAAPAASSDEAYPQIEKLHKLLTMGAITQAEFDAKKTELLGRIR, from the coding sequence GTGAGCATATTCGGATTTTTCTCGAAGCAGTTCGTCGATGTCATCGATTGGGTCGATGAGCCCGGCACGCTGGCGATCCGCTATCCGATGGAGGATCGCGCGATCCAGAACGGGGCGCAGCTCACCGTGCGCAGCGGTCAGATCGCGTTGTTCAACAATGAGGGCCAGTTGGCCGACGCGTTCCTGCCCGGTTTGCATACCCTCGAGACCAGCAACCTTCCGGTGCTCACCGCGCTGCTTAATTGGGACAAGGGTTTCGCATCGCCATTCAAGGCCGATGTCTATTTCTTCAGCCAGAAGGAACAGACCGGCCTGAAATGGGGCACCGCGCAGCCAATCACGGTGCGCGACAAGGAATTCGGGCCGCTGCGGGTTCGCGCATTCGGCAGCTACAGCTTCCGGGTGGAGGATGTCGCGGTCTTCTCCGTCAAGATGATGGGGTCGCTCGATCGGCTGACGGTTGCCGATATCGAACCGCAGTTGCGCGCCTCCATTGCCGCTGCGGTCGCATCGGCGCTGGGCGGCGGCGATACCGCATTCCTTGATCTTGCCGCCAATCAATCGGCGCTGTCGGAAAAACTAAAGGCCGCGGTCGAGCCAGCATTCGAGCAATGGGGCCTGAGCTGCACCAGCTTCTATATCGAGAGCCTGTCGCTGCCCGAGGAGGTCCAGTCCCATCTCGACAAGGCGAGCTCGATGCGTGTGGTGGGCGATCTCGACCGGTTCCTGCGCTTCCAGAGCGCCGAGGCACTGGAAACGGCAGCGGGCCAGTCGGGCGGCGTCGCCGGCGCGGGTGCCGGCATGGCTGCGGGCATGGCGATCGGGCAGAGCATGTCGGGTGCGATGGGTAGCGGTGCCGCAGCACCTGCCGCCTCTAGCGACGAAGCCTATCCCCAGATCGAGAAGCTCCACAAATTGCTCACCATGGGGGCGATCACACAGGCCGAATTCGACGCCAAGAAAACCGAACTGCTCGGCCGCATTCGCTAA
- a CDS encoding antitoxin Xre/MbcA/ParS toxin-binding domain-containing protein: MNAVTRFIDRLQDDGGLKGTDIANFADVSSATVHRWKAGSHAPKPDVQLLLARLHYVVSRLDEYYTPEEVRIWLYSEHPQLEGQRAIDLIVNDRTADVIAILDRLDAEAYL, translated from the coding sequence ATGAATGCCGTTACCCGCTTCATTGACAGGTTACAGGACGATGGCGGCCTGAAAGGGACCGATATTGCCAATTTCGCCGATGTATCGTCGGCAACCGTACACCGTTGGAAAGCCGGCTCACATGCCCCCAAGCCCGACGTACAGCTGCTGCTGGCGCGGCTACACTATGTGGTGAGCCGCCTCGACGAATATTACACCCCCGAAGAAGTTCGCATCTGGTTGTATTCGGAGCATCCGCAGCTTGAAGGCCAACGGGCGATCGATTTGATTGTAAACGACCGCACGGCCGACGTAATCGCGATCCTCGATCGCCTCGATGCCGAGGCTTATCTTTGA